A part of Cannabis sativa cultivar Pink pepper isolate KNU-18-1 chromosome 6, ASM2916894v1, whole genome shotgun sequence genomic DNA contains:
- the LOC115724509 gene encoding uncharacterized protein LOC115724509, with product MEKTPKNHFFNSILYLILVLFPSLCLAWFLGFGLIITPILITFPILILSTIFFMTKKIMITLDENPSGISLEKEVITKTQVVEEFEKLKRYDFYEPSLESISENGQIHYEEESEGSSVDSEKSQSFELNWICTSSSSTNVEQDFSISDSSFSDEDDYGEEEDYDNLIEINLPERDSSDLKEVEENESKQKLESKQGLMDLLGDINEMNEEENLIEIDISMGSIKCTRFEIKA from the coding sequence ATGGAGAAAACACCAAAAAATCACTTCTTTAACTCAATACTATATCTAATACTAGTCCTTTTTCCTTCACTATGTTTAGCTTGGTTTCTAGGGTTTGGACTAATAATAACTCCAATCCTCATAACCTTTCCAATTTTGATTCTCTCAACTATTTTCTTCATGACCAAAAAAATCATGATCACTTTAGATGAAAACCCAAGTGGGATTTCACTAGAAAAAGAGGTTATAACAAAAACCCAAGTAGTGGAAGAGTTTGAGAAGCTAAAAAGGTATGATTTTTATGAGCCAAGTTTAGAGTCAATATCAGAAAATGGTCAAATCCATTATGAAGAAGAAAGTGAAGGGAGTAGTGTTGACTCAGAAAAAAGTCAAAGTTTTGAGCTCAATTGGATTtgtacttcttcttcttcaactaaTGTAGAACAAGATTTTTCAATCTCAGATTCTTCTTTCTCAGATGAAGATGATTATGGTGAAGAAGAAGATTATGATAATCTTATTGAGATTAACTTGCCAGAAAGAGATTCAAGTGACCTAAAAGAAGTAGAAGAAAATGAGTCAAAACAAAAATTGGAGTCAAAACAAGGTCTTATGGATCTTTTAGGAGATATTAATGAGATGAATGAAGAGGAAAATCTTATTGAGATTGACATTTCTATGGGGTCTATAAAGTGTACAAGGTTTGAGATTAAGGCATAA
- the LOC115725027 gene encoding DEK domain-containing chromatin-associated protein 3 codes for MGEEDTVVEGTETVANGTNPPDKTSDTVAETKEKEVKVNDEPKEKEVKVNDVPKEKEVKANDEPKEKEVKANDEPKEKEVKVNDEPKEKEVKVNDKPKEKEVKVNHKPSEKEKEIKVNDKANEKEIEVKEESKEKEKGMEIEVNEESKELETKDVPKEKAEKANDEPKEKEVEINDEPKPMEEDKKEDNKDEAEKMDEDPKGDEKIDEKEKEKVGEPKAELVKEETSPAEKEEKKEKDEVNEAADEKMDVSKEEEQDKDEKTEEPEEEKGSKKPVKGKRSEKTKKEKKVVEEKEKEPKTPVSDRPVRERKSVERLVATIDKESVREFQIPKGKGTPLKDIPNVAFKFSRRKTDDTLKLLHTILFGRRGKQFQVKSNISRFSGFVWHENEDKQKNKVKEKLDKCNKEKLLEFCDLFDIPIVKTTTRKEDTVIKLMDFLLAPYATTTVLLSEKEKSDKGKKRKRGGKRSSSRSSSAKRSVKRKSEDTSKAQAKSHGSDSEDESEDEEEEEEEHKEEEEHKEDEENKVVEDEENEVENENGLPEKSEDEISEHSISEEKEESEEEESEEEVKKRKRSSKKTPQKKESAQKSRSKKVIVSPKSSPPPPKKKPKKSSKQSKDDDESDASPKVFSRKKTSEKKAPSKAKPAPKEKSGKKSSRGKVKTKDKLKPSDDELRDSICEILKEVDFNTATFTDILKLLAERFDADLTPMKSSIKLMIQEELTKLADEADEEEEEEGEEGNAEKDETKAKSSGKEVEA; via the exons ATGGGAGAGGAAGATACGGTGGTTGAGGGAACTGAGACTGTGGCAAATGGGACTAACCCGCCGGACAAAACCAGTGACACTGTGGCTGAGACAAAGGAAAAGGAAGTAAAGGTGAATGACGAGCCAAAGGAGAAGGAAGTAAAGGTAAATGATGTGCCAAAGGAAAAGGAAGTAAAGGCAAATGACGAGCCAAAGGAAAAGGAAGTAAAGGCAAATGACGAGCCAAAGGAAAAGGAAGTAAAGGTGAATGATGAGCCAAAGGAAAAGGAAGTAAAGGTGAATGACAAGCCAAAGGAAAAGGAAGTAAAGGTGAATCACAAGCCAAGtgaaaaggaaaaggaaataAAGGTGAACGACAAGGCAAATGAAAaggaaatagaagtaaaagaggagtcaaaggaaaaggaaaagggaatggaaatagaagtaaatgaggAGTCAAAGGAATTGGAAACGAAAGATGTACCTAAGGAAAAGGCAGAGAAAGCAAATGATGAGCCAAAGGAAAAGGAAGTGGAAATAAATGATGAACCTAAGCCAATGGAGGAAGATAAAAAAGAAGACAATAAAGATGAAGCTGAGAAGATGGATGAAGACCCCAAGGGAGATGAAAAGATAgatgagaaagaaaaagaaaaagtagggGAACCTAAAGCTGAGCTGGTAAAGGAAGAAACTAGTCCAGCtgaaaaagaagagaagaaagaaaaggatGAAGTTAATGAAGCTGCGGATGAGAAGATGGATGTGTCAAAGGAGGAAGAGCAGGACAAGGATGAGAAAACTGAAGAGCCCGAGGAGGAAAAAGGATCAAAGAAGCCTGTGAAAGGGAAGAGGTCGGAGAAAAccaagaaggagaagaaggtaGTGGAGGAAAAGGAGAAAGAGCCAAAAACTCCTGTAAGTGATCGCCCTGTACGAGAGCGCAAATCAGTTGAAAGGCTGGTGGCAACTATTGATAAAGAATCTGTCAGGGAATTCCAAATTCCAAAG GGCAAGGGTACACCACTGAAAGATATACCCAATG TGGCTTTCAAATTTTCAAGGAGAAAAACAGATGACACTTTGAAATTACTTCATACGATTCTTTTTGGCAGAAGAGGAAAG CAATTTCAGGTCAAGAGTAATATATCTCGGTTTTCAGGTTTTGTGTGGCATGAAAATGAG GACAAGCAAAAGAACAAAGTAAAGGAAAAACTTGATAAATGCAACAAAGAGAAATTACTGGAATTCTGTGATTTGTTTGACATACCAATTGTCAAGACTACAACTCGTAAG GAAGATACTGTCATAAAGCTGATGGATTTTTTGTTGGCCCCTTATGCTACTACAACTGTGCTACTTTCTGAAAAAGAAAAG TCAGATAAAGGGAAAAAGCGTAAGAGAGGAGGAAAACGAAGTTCGTCAAGGAGCTCATCTGCAAAACGCTCTGTTAAG AGAAAGAGTGAGGACACTTCAAAAGCACAAGCCAAAAGTCATGGATCTGATTCGGAAGATGAAtcagaagatgaagaagaagaggaggaagaacacaaagaagaggaagaacacaaagaagatgaagaaaacAAAGtagttgaagatgaagaaaatgAGGTGGAAAACGAAAATGGTCTTCCAGAAAAATCTGAAGATGAGATTAGTGAGCATTCTATAAGTGAAGAGAAAGAGGAATCCGAAGAAGAGGAATCTGAAGAAGAGGTTAAAAAACGTAAAAGAAGTTCCAAGAAAACTCCCCAAAAGAAAGAATCTGCTCAAAAATCTAGAAGCAAGAAGGTAATTGTTTCACCTAAGTCCAGCCCCCCACCACCTAAAAAAAAACCAAAGAAGTCATCAAAGCAGTCCAAGGATGACGATGAGAGCGATGCGAGTCCAAAGGTATTCTCAAGGAAGAAAACAAGTGAAAAGAAAGCCCCATCTAAAGCAAAACCTGCTCCTAAGGAGAAATCAG GGAAAAAATCCTCTAGAGGAAAGGTTAAGACCAAGGATAAATTGAAGCCAAGTGATGATGAGCTGAGAGATTCAATATGCGAAATCCTCAAAGAAGTCGACTTTAACACA GCTACTTTCACCGACATTTTGAAGCTACTCG CTGAGCGATTCGATGCTGATCTAACACCAATGAAATCATCGATAAAGTTGATGATTCAAGAGGAGCTTACGAAACTAGCAGACGAGGCagacgaagaagaagaggaagaaggagaagaaggcaatGCAGAGAAGGATGAAACTAAGGCTAAGTCAAGTGGGAAAGAAGTAGAAGCTTGA
- the LOC115694766 gene encoding nuclear transcription factor Y subunit B-3 — translation MADSDNDSGGHNAGANANSELSPREQDRLLPIANVSRIMKKALPANAKISKDAKETVQECVSEFISFITGEASDKCQREKRKTINGDDLLWAMTTLGFEEYVEPLKIYLQRFREMEGEKGGGVAAAREKDAVSGSVGNGGGGGGYGDGMYGSGMVMMGQQQQQQQHQGHVYGSGGFHQMAGNSSGGGGGLGPKSGPDHLSPTSNYGRPR, via the coding sequence ATGGCGGATTCCGACAATGACTCAGGAGGACATAACGCGGGAGCTAACGCGAACAGTGAGCTTTCACCTCGAGAACAGGATAGGCTTTTGCCTATAGCTAACGTGAGCAGGATCATGAAAAAGGCTTTACCGGCGAACGCGAAGATCTCAAAAGACGCAAAGGAGACAGTTCAGGAGTGCGTATCAGAGTTCATAAGCTTCATAACCGGAGAAGCTTCAGACAAGTGTCAGAGAGAGAAGAGGAAGACAATCAACGGTGACGATCTGCTGTGGGCGATGACTACGTTAGGGTTTGAGGAGTACGTTGAGCCACTCAAGATCTACTTACAGAGGTTTCGTGAGATGGAAGGAGAGAAAGGAGGAGGAGTAGCGGCGGCGCGTGAGAAGGACGCGGTGTCTGGGAGCGTGGGAaacggtggtggtggtggtggttatgGAGATGGGATGTACGGTAGTGGAATGGTTATGATGGgtcagcaacaacaacaacaacaacatcagGGACACGTGTACGGTTCTGGTGGGTTTCATCAAATGGCTGGtaatagtagtggtggtggtggtgggctTGGGCCTAAGTCTGGGCCTGATCATTTAAGCCCAACTTCAAACTATGGTAGACCCAGATAA